The genome window taatcttctaatggctgttaagtagaggagacacttacagcgtggatctacgtgagctttatttttcaactcacatgtaagcaaatgtgcCACAGcatcaattccggtccttcaatGATAGCTATTATTTTGGAACCgaaatacatattcatatattacatatagcctattatttctgCACTATTGACAAGGGATGCACCAAAAACTTGGTCGTCTAAAATTGACTTTCCTCCCCGAAAccagatgttgtgatgaaatatccacttccgctggcgactgcgtctttGCCGGCGCACACGAGTCACGTAGCTCGCCCATTAAGCCATTAATCtataagttgttcatctgtgacatttaatTCATACTCAAatatggagacaaacacacatttGAAGACAGTCTCTGCAGGGAGACTTTTTCTTGTTAACCCTTCGCGTGCATCACGAATATATTCTTCatataaacgggaagatatggacatcctatcagtcatcattgaagtaagagcagacattttacagtaagctatcgttttattatttttgttgtttgtatatcttgtttagcacttagcaatactgttaCATGATgcatagtgtttcactaaagttgGATTGGTTTAGCAAACCTTCTAAAACTGATAGCGCATCCTCCTTATATCGAGGATCAAAGACTTAAtgctctggatcataatttttcccaaagtaatcgttgttggctctcacaaagtctgcatgaattgcattgttgttggtgaaGAAGGAATCTGCGGTTCCTACCGCTATGTCACGCGATGACGTGTCTGGCTAGCTCTttgtctctcaaaatggctcgggaatctccttGAGATTGGTACTATTTTGATCACATATATTTAATCGCAGACTTTGtaagtctttaggtgtcataaatcaaatatatatgataatagcttcagtatagaggcaacttgtttttccagtctactggtactttaatatcACATTTCTGAGCATCATTTTCAAGTATGACAAAAAGTTGCAATTATAGTTGCAAGtctaagacgttagatggcagtagtgtatagtgtaTGGAGTTGTTTAGTCAGTCTAGCCTTCGCTGAATGTagtgttttgttgcgccctaaaaagtgttaatactccaagtattgtacttaatacggacaagctgtttgattgtaatgtgcatatTAGTTGCAGTTTTCACTCACAAATTTGGAGgttttgaaatcgccatgtaaaattgctaatgctgataagtagcatgtcaatagcaaagccaatgtacattatattgtcaaaagtatttggccacctgcctttactcacatatgtacTTAAAGTGCCACCCCAtgcaattgtccaaaatgttttggtatcctggagcattcaaagttcctttcactggaactaaggggccaagcccaactcctgaaaagccaaccccacaccataattcctcctccaccaaatttcacaatcggtacaatgcagtccgaaatgtaccgttctcctggcaacctccaaacccagactggtccatcagattgccagatggaaaagtgtgatccatcattccagagaaggcgtctcaactgctctagagtccagtggcaacatgctttacaccactgcattccacgctttgcattggacttggtgatgtatggcttaaatgctgctgctcggctatggaaacccattccatgaagctctctgcgaactgtacgtgggctaattggaaggtcacatgaaatttggagctctgtagcaactgactgtgcagaaagtctttacactatgcgcttcagcatccgctgacccctctcggtCAGTTTACGTggtaccacttggtggctgacttgctgttgttccctaactcttcacttttcttataataaagttgactttggaatatttaggagctaggaaatttcacgactggatttgttgcacaggtggcatcctatgacagttccacgctggaaatcacagaGCGGCCcaatctttcacaaatgtttgtagaaacagtctccatgcctaagtgcttgattttatacaccgggccaagtgattaggacacctgattctcatcatttggatgggtggccaaatacttttggcaatatagtgtatattaacatcaagctagcacatttttggattagaggagccttactttacttacattGTAGCGTTATTTTAGTCAAATGCTTTGTTGGCCATTGaaaacattacctagaggtagtttggctgagttcgCTCTTAGTTCTGCTGTAGTAATCGCTAAATGACGAATTGCAAAGAGCCAGCTGAGTCCGCAATCAGGCGTGATGTCAAGCGCAACCATGATTCAGTGGAAGGACCAGTGGGATtcagtcggtgccaaaaaaaataGCACCGGATTTGGAACCCATCCCTAGCATTTTATGTTGCAACTTGCATGTGCATGAAAAgttctatataaataaagtttgattgattgacggggataggttgattggcaacactatataggccctagtgtgtgaatgtgagtgtgaatgttgtctgtctatctgtgttggccctgtgatgaagtggcgacttgtccaggtgtaccccaccttctgccagaatgcagctgagataggctccagcaccccccgcgacccacaaagggacaagcggtagaaaatggatggatggatggatgatagactgATTTAGGCTTCTGTTTAGATCAAATTGTCTTAAGTTTAAAGCGCTGCCTGTTGTTCTGGCATGCACTTACAGGCTTTTGAAAGCAATTTCACGTGCGTAAAAGTGTTTTTACACAGCAATGTCGTCAAAATACACGTGGATTAAACCCACCTTGGTCTTCTTTGCGCTCATCTTCTGGAACTTTCCGTGGCCTTTGACTCCAAACATCGTTGAACTGAGGAAACATTTAAAAGCAGTCAAACGATTTCAGTAAGAAAGATGGTACATAACTAGTGTCTTTTTACTTTAGAAAATGGTGTCCACCCATAAAATGGCGAGTTTGGGAATTCTGGCGACTCATGAAAATGAGATGGATTTTGGCGGGACCCTCGAGCATCACTGTCAGGGGACTTTAGCATGAAGTCTCGGAGGGGGTTGCCGCTTTTTCCCTTTTCCGGTTTGTCCTGCTGTAGTGGAGGGGCAATGCTAGGAATACCTACAAGACAACAATTATAGCACTAAAAATAGCTGCTTTCTCAGTGTGTGGTCGCTATTAAATTGTGGCACTTCACCGGAATTAGGCATCGACTCCCAGCGCCCAAGCTGAGAAAACATCTCCTCCATCTCCCTGAGGAAGTGTCCAAACAGGGGAGGCTCCTGCATTCGCATTCCGTCAGGGCCAAAGCTGAAACCAAACCTCCAGGCACTGTCAAAAGGGTCCTGCTGTTCCCCGCGGAAGCCATCATTTTCAAAACAATCTTCACAATCATCCTCGTCATCGTCTTCATCACCTGCCATTGTATCAAAGAAGGGGTCCCtacaaaatgatttaaaaaaaacaaaaaaaaaaaacatttacattgaGAGTTAGTTTGCCGTCACAAAGGCATCAACTTCATTGACCTGGCAATTTTATGTACATTGACGGGAAAATAGTTTGtcttgaaaaaaattgttttctaaaGAGTGTCTAAATCTACTCCATACCACTACAATATCTCTTCATATTTGGCTTGTATATTTACCtccaaacctttcaaaatatgcaCTGATGTAAACAAACAGTAAACGTCTGAAACCCGGAAGTGCCGCTAAGTCACGTGATTGCACCCAAAGCAATATACGACAGCAAAATATCGGTAGTTACATTTTTAGATAAGACTCCATTAGTTTCCACAAGTTTAAACTATATTTCTACTCAACAGAAACCAGCTATAAGAAAGCCCATTGATACATTCTCATATAAAAGCTTAAAACTTCTTGGCAGCGCAAAGAATGAGCCAACGTGTGCTAGCTTAATGTTAGCTTCCAGCTGTCAGCTGTGCCACTTTTAGCTTTCGGTTAACAAACTCACCTTCGTCCACTATAATGGCCGCCAGGAACCCCGAAAAAGCCTCGAAATAAGTCAAAAACGCTCATTCAGCCTCGTGTGACATAAAACTAGAGAATTACTACAACGGTTAGATGGCAAAACTGCGCGAATAACTGCGCAGAACCAGGACTGTCAAGTGTCGTAAAGCATATGTAGAAGTTTGACGCAATTGCCAGAAAGTGTTTACCGTAATGGTTTACCGGAATGGCGCAGCAGAAAAAAGTGCCACTAAATTgcagtatgtttacatgtacacaCAATCGCACTAGAATTGTTGATTTAAAAGCAGTGACGTTATTACGCAGTTCTGTTCAGTTGAAATACCATAAAACACAAAACTATTAACATGCATAATTCAACAGTATACCATTCTGGAAGCGAGCAAGAATAAAGCTGGAGGAAACAAGTGTGGATTTCAAAGACATTCACATCCAAAAAATGATGAAAATGTCTTTCccttgtttatttaatatttatatattgtacaaaataaaaataaaaagatgcaaACATAAATCTAACAAGGTCTGCAAGGATTTGGAGAAGAAAGCAAACAGGCACTACAGtacttttttgttttatgtatgtACAAGACAAGTTTACCCATTTACATTTTTCTTAAAATGCACAgtacaaaaagaaaaataaatcacTGACAAAAAAAAGCCCCATAAGTACAATTCTGTCCATCAGTATTGGATGCTGTAAGTTTTCCTTAAAATGTGCAGGGAGAGAAGGCGCAATGAAACTAGGGGTGTGGTGGGGTTGGGAGGTTGGGTCTCGGAAACTAAAAGAAAACACACAGGAAGGCAGACTGGGTGTGTATTGGCTCAGGAAGGATCCTCTAACTTGTCTTGCAGAATACGTGTTACACGACATTATTCATAATTAATGGTAACAGTTACTGTACATGTGGTTTATGGGGGATTTTTCTTCGTTAAcacattatggaaaaaaaagtctGCTCtcggcaaaaaacaaacaaacacggtACACAACCCCCCCCCATGTGTGTACAGACATGCACGCAATCACATGATAAACACACTTTCCTCATCATTCCAGTCTGCTGAGCTTGCTTTATAAgtcttcatatatatttatatatatacctatatttaGTAAAAAATACACTTCGCAACTCTACCAATTGAGAGAATTGTTTCttcaaaaaaacttaaaaatgacATAAAAATAGGGGAGGGAACAAATTGAGCAAATTAATAGtttgtggggggtggggtgggggggggggggggtgtgtcaCCACTACTACCTTCTGGTTTTTACTTCATTCCTCccgattagtaaaaaaaaaaaaaaaaaaaaaaaacagcaggggaGTAGAGACCACAACAAAAACAACCATAAAGGGAACATTTGACATATAGAAATAAATGGAAGGTAAGAGGGTGGTGGCGGGGTGGGCAGGTTAACAATACCCAAACACTCAAATTTTTTGCTCCAGCCTCCTCTGTCTAAGCCCCTCCCATCCCTTCCCAGCATCGTGACAGGGATCTCGGCCCAGCACAACCTCTGTGGGAAGAAAAAAGACGGGCGGGGTTCTCAGCAGGTGGAGTTTCTACACAATGAGATATGATGAGCCCCTCCCCAATTCTCATGAAGAAAAATGGCAGAGGGGCTCGTGGTATGGATGTTAGTTGGCCCCCCAGCTGTAATTGTATGCAGGCTTGTTGATCTGAGACTTTTGCTGAATGGATGCGTTCTGATTGCGCTGGCCAGTGCCGCTCTGTTGACACACAAATTAATCAGCTTTTACTGTTGCCACATTATAATATAACATGTTCCTCTGTGTATTACGCACAGGAAATTCATTTACCTGTCCGTCTTGCTGCATGTGGTGGTGCAAGATCTGGGAATGGGGCTGCTGATGCGGTGCCAGGATGTGCATGAAGGGCGGTGGGGCATAGCCCGCCGCAGCCGGGGTGTTGATGGGTCCCCCGCTTCCCATAGCCGCTGGCAGGCTGAAGGAAGCGGCAGGCGTGCCGGCGTGAAAACCCTGCTTCTCAAATGATTGCTGCAGGGTCGAGATGAGAGGAATGGAGTGTTAGTATATTGTGACTGTGGGGACAGGGGCCGACACTTGCTGTATGAATCAAACTTTATAGAGTAGTCCTTGTATAGCAGTACACCATTGACTGTCAACACAGCCAACACTGTGTAAATATCAACTCAATGCCTTGTATAGCAGTACACCATTGACTGTCAACACAGCCAATACTGTGTAAATATCAAACACAAGTGAGTACAACTCAATGTGAGTATGTCCATATTGCGTGCATGGAATTGATCAGAGCTGCACAGGTTGTTACTGGAATTCTCTTGCACTcttccatgatgacatcacttgTAGATGTTAACACTCACTTGtagatgttaaaggcctactgaaacccactactaccgaccacgcagtctgatagtttatatatcaatgatgaaatcttaacattgcaacacatcccaatacggccgggtgagcttactaaagtgcaattttaaatttcgcgtgaaatatcctgctgaaaacgtcttagtatgatgacgcctgcgcgtgacgtcacggattgtagaggacattttgggacagcatggtggccagctattaagtcgtctgttttcatcgcaaaattccacagtattctggacatctgtgtgggtgaatattttgcaatttgttcaatgaacaatggagacagcaaagaagaaagctgtaggtgggaagcggtgtattgcggcaggtgttgtgccggataacgcacccttgCCGTAGAatacaccccctgactgttgtgccggataacacagccggtgtttcattgtttacattcccgaaagatgacagtcaagctttaccattggcctgtggagaactgggacaacagagactcttaccaggaggactttgagttggatacgcagacgcggtaccgtgaatacgcatgcagctgcggcttccaaacatttgatcgcttgcctgtacgtccgtgccgctatgtgcatgtcacgtaccggtacgtaactttggggactttggggaaatatatgtgctgtatgaactttggggaggtgaacggtactttgggctgtgggattgagtgtgttgtgcaggtgtttgagttgtattggcgggttatatggacgggaggggggaggtgtttgttatgcgcgattcttttgtggcatattaaatataagcctggttgtgttgtggctaatagagtatatatatgtcttgtgtttatttactgttttagtcattcccagctgaatatcaggtcccacccgcctctcacagcatcttccctatctgaatcgctcccactgccctctagtccttcactctcactttcctcatccacaaatctttcatcctcgctcaaattaatggggaaatcgtcgctttctcggtccgaatcgctctcgctgctggtggccatgattgtaaacaatgtgcggacgtgaggagctccacaacctgtgacgtcattctactcgtctgctacttccggtacaggcaaggcttttttatcagcgaccaaaagttgcgaactttagcatcaatgttctctactaaatcctttcagcaaaaacatggcaatatcgcgaaatgatcaagtatgacacatagaatggacctgctatccccgtttaaataagaaaatcgcatttcagtaggcctttaacacctTGCACTCATCCATCTTCGTTTTTTCCTTTCGCTTGGATACCTCACAGGTgctcaattttttgtattttgtattcacctgacgtcaCGTTAAATATGCAAGACTCGAAGTCCTGGTCAAGCATGCGTCTGTTGTCAAAGCGTTTATGGCGCCAGTCCTGCAACTCCAGCCCACTACAATGCTTAACACACTTATGTTTTCAGCTATCAATGTGatgttaaagtaccagtagaatggaaaaacaagatTTATAACACCAAAACACTTAAACTTTGCAAGTaagtagatatgatcaaaatagcatCAATGTCAGAGACTCCCaaaccattttgagagataatgagcaagccagtcatgTGATCCGTGACGTAGAGGTAGATACCATAGATTGCTtctccatcaacaacaatgcaaatcatgcagactttgtgacaaccaacaacaattactttgggaaaaatcatAATCCATAAATTTATATTTtctagcctgaatataaggaagatgagctacaggttttagaagctgtgtgctaaacggatccagctttagtgaaacactatagcagggatgtcaaacattcGGCTCGTGagcgaacaggttttattcggACAGCGAGGTAAGTTTTTTGCTAAGTATAAATATGAGctgaatttttgaatgaaagaaactgctgttctaaatgtgtccactgaatgctgcaatagcaattctttgtatcccctGCAGCAAGAGCCTACATGGCTTCCAAGAGGGCTGAGCTATGAGCAATGTTAAGATAGCGAAAACATGTTTGGTCAGTACGCACTtacgctgcttattagtgatagCAATGATACAAAATGTGGACTATTACATTCATGCCTTAATTGTCAAggatgttgttggtaatgtaaccTGAGACATTTCTACCCAAATCAATGCTTTTGATAATCTGTACATTCCGTGTTGTACTCatgactggggacacattttctgggcgcacataaatgTGCTGAAATAGTATGGATACCCTTCTAACTTTATGTGTGATTAATTAAATGAGTCCAAatacacaagttttgttgtagatgatactagatatgtacagaataaaccacatgttagtacatcagttgcggaaaatgagtaaattacattaacaacatcctgtaatttgattttgatatgatTAATTTCATCTTCTGAAAGATTAAAAATGAACAtcaatgggagcattttaaaactctgccagactcaatttCCCCTATTTGAATGATgaatattattacataatttattcagcaagtataaataatgacaatgacaaatgaaaacagaatactattaactgctaCATTTAagagtaaaaacaattttttggtctatttttaaacaaacaatctgaagttgtctttatttttaagttatcatgccaggatgttaccagtccggcccatttgAGTATAGataagtggttcttaaccttgttggaggtaccgaaccccaccagtttcatatctgcattcaccgaacccgaaccataatcataaaatgatgttattacattaaagaaatactaataaaaatatattttacaaacaaagttacaggaatgtacacatga of Nerophis lumbriciformis linkage group LG37, RoL_Nlum_v2.1, whole genome shotgun sequence contains these proteins:
- the hax1 gene encoding HCLS1-associated protein X-1 yields the protein MSVFDLFRGFFGVPGGHYSGRRDPFFDTMAGDEDDDEDDCEDCFENDGFRGEQQDPFDSAWRFGFSFGPDGMRMQEPPLFGHFLREMEEMFSQLGRWESMPNSGIPSIAPPLQQDKPEKGKSGNPLRDFMLKSPDSDARGSRQNPSHFHESPEFPNSPFYGWTPFSKFNDVWSQRPRKVPEDERKEDQDLDSAVSSGGLDQILAPPAGQAPRLPQSRSFFQSVTITKVTKPDGTVEERRTIRDGQGNEETTVTHSGGAGHQTGPDIQGARSPFSDMPNDDNFLSKLFGGLK